The following are encoded together in the Pseudomonas maumuensis genome:
- a CDS encoding ABC transporter permease — protein sequence MNWEVIIKWLPRLAQGATLTLELVAIAVIAGLILAIPLGVARSSRHWYVRALPFGYIFFFRGTPLLVQLFLVYYGLAQFDLVRNSSLWPYLRDPFWCTVLTMTLHTAAYIAEILRGALQAIPKGEIEAARALGMSRGKTLLYIMLPRAARIGLPAYSNEVILMLKASALASTVTLLELTGMARTIIARTYLPVEIFFAAGVFYLVISFVLVQGFKVLERWLRVDACQGR from the coding sequence ATGAACTGGGAAGTCATCATCAAGTGGCTGCCACGCCTGGCCCAGGGTGCCACCCTGACCCTGGAACTGGTGGCCATCGCCGTCATCGCCGGCCTGATCCTGGCCATTCCACTGGGCGTGGCGCGCTCGTCGCGACACTGGTATGTGCGCGCCCTGCCCTTCGGTTACATCTTCTTCTTCCGCGGCACGCCGCTGCTGGTGCAGCTGTTCCTGGTGTACTACGGCCTGGCCCAGTTCGACCTGGTACGCAACAGCTCGCTGTGGCCTTACCTGCGCGATCCGTTCTGGTGCACGGTGCTGACCATGACCCTGCACACCGCCGCCTACATCGCCGAGATCCTGCGCGGTGCTTTGCAGGCGATCCCCAAGGGCGAGATCGAAGCGGCCCGGGCACTGGGCATGTCGCGGGGCAAGACGCTGTTGTACATCATGCTGCCACGTGCTGCGCGCATCGGCCTGCCGGCGTACAGCAACGAAGTGATCCTGATGCTCAAGGCCAGCGCCCTGGCCAGTACCGTCACCTTGCTGGAACTGACCGGCATGGCGCGGACCATCATTGCCCGCACCTATCTGCCGGTGGAGATCTTCTTTGCCGCCGGGGTGTTCTACCTGGTGATCTCGTTCGTGCTGGTGCAGGGCTTCAAAGTGCTGGAGCGCTGGCTGCGCGTGGATGCCTGCCAAGGGCGTTGA
- a CDS encoding methyltransferase has product MPTTPYLHDQQLLERFQALDRFLLQHQQLWRPRPFNHLRLDWEDEHAELSQWLRQRTLEQAEAPEQPAAPAPFAQLASQAQALSVVGELPDAGLHPAGHRLDVNVPGRKWQQIEAFSRRLAFNQPARHWLDWCSGKGHLGRRLLQPGQQLTCLEYDAELVDAGKALSEHHHLAATHVHQDVMATDSARHLDGDKSAVALHACGDLHVRLLQLASQQGCRQIAVAPCCYNRIQGKVYQPISGAAQTSALALTQEDLGLPLSEAVTSSLRTRRQRDQSMARRLGFELLQRQQRGVDEYLPTPSLPVSWLAKSYEQYCRDLAELKQLTICGHPDWAALEAAGQRRLAHVRNLELVRNLFRRPLEMWLVLDRALFLQEHGYAVRVGVFCDYPLTPRNLLVLAERDATPQRG; this is encoded by the coding sequence ATGCCGACCACGCCTTACCTCCACGACCAGCAGCTGCTCGAGCGCTTCCAGGCCCTCGACCGTTTCCTGCTCCAGCACCAGCAGCTGTGGCGCCCGCGCCCGTTCAACCACTTGCGCCTGGATTGGGAAGACGAGCACGCCGAGCTGTCCCAATGGCTGCGCCAACGTACCCTTGAGCAAGCCGAAGCGCCCGAGCAACCTGCGGCCCCGGCCCCATTTGCACAACTGGCCTCACAAGCGCAGGCACTGTCCGTCGTCGGCGAGCTGCCCGATGCCGGACTGCACCCCGCCGGCCACCGTCTCGACGTCAACGTCCCTGGCCGCAAATGGCAGCAGATCGAAGCCTTCAGCCGCCGCCTGGCGTTCAACCAGCCTGCGCGGCACTGGCTCGACTGGTGCTCCGGCAAAGGCCACCTGGGCAGACGCCTGCTGCAACCCGGCCAGCAACTGACCTGCCTGGAGTACGACGCCGAACTGGTCGATGCCGGCAAGGCCCTGAGCGAACATCACCACCTGGCCGCCACCCATGTCCACCAGGACGTCATGGCCACGGACAGCGCCCGGCATCTGGATGGCGACAAGAGCGCAGTCGCCCTGCACGCCTGCGGCGACCTGCATGTTCGGTTGCTGCAACTGGCAAGTCAGCAAGGGTGTCGGCAGATCGCAGTAGCGCCCTGCTGCTATAACCGCATCCAGGGCAAGGTCTATCAGCCGATCTCCGGCGCCGCCCAGACCTCGGCCCTTGCATTGACCCAGGAAGACCTGGGCCTGCCGCTGAGCGAGGCGGTCACCTCCAGCCTGCGCACTCGGCGCCAGCGCGACCAGTCCATGGCCCGTCGCCTAGGGTTCGAACTGCTGCAGCGCCAACAACGGGGTGTGGACGAATACCTGCCTACACCCTCACTGCCGGTCAGCTGGCTGGCTAAATCCTACGAGCAATATTGCCGCGACCTGGCTGAACTCAAGCAACTGACGATCTGCGGCCATCCCGACTGGGCTGCCCTGGAGGCCGCCGGCCAGCGGCGCCTGGCCCATGTGCGCAACCTCGAGCTGGTACGCAACCTCTTCCGCCGCCCCCTGGAGATGTGGCTGGTACTCGACCGAGCCCTGTTTTTGCAGGAGCACGGTTACGCGGTGCGTGTCGGTGTTTTCTGCGATTACCCGCTGACGCCTCGCAATCTGCTGGTACTAGCTGAGCGCGACGCAACGCCGCAGCGCGGTTGA
- the mutY gene encoding A/G-specific adenine glycosylase, whose amino-acid sequence MTPQQFSSAVLDWYDQHGRHDLPWQQGITPYRVWVSEIMLQQTQVSTVLNYFDRFMQALPTVQALAEAPEDEVLHLWTGLGYYTRARNLQKAAKIVVEQHGGEFPRSVEQLTELPGIGRSTAGAIASISMGIRAPILDGNVKRVLARFTAQAGYPGEPKVANQLWASAERFTPMTRANHYTQAMMDMGATLCTRSKPSCLICPLQRGCEAHLHGEETRYPEPKPRKALPQRKTLMPLLTNHEGAILLYRRPSTGLWGGLWSLPELDSLEQLEDLAYQHGLRLAGSQALAGLTHTFSHFQLAIEPWLVRVDPVGAHVAEPDWLWYNLATPPRLGLAAPVKKLLQRAADELIAGEKR is encoded by the coding sequence ATGACACCCCAGCAGTTCTCCAGCGCCGTGCTGGACTGGTACGACCAGCACGGTCGCCATGACCTGCCCTGGCAACAGGGCATCACCCCGTATCGGGTGTGGGTGTCGGAAATCATGTTGCAGCAGACCCAGGTCAGCACCGTGCTCAACTACTTCGACCGCTTCATGCAGGCCCTGCCCACCGTGCAGGCGCTGGCCGAGGCGCCAGAGGACGAGGTACTGCACCTGTGGACGGGCCTGGGCTACTACACCCGAGCCCGTAACCTGCAAAAGGCCGCGAAGATCGTCGTCGAGCAACATGGCGGCGAGTTTCCGCGCAGCGTCGAGCAGCTCACCGAGCTGCCCGGTATCGGTCGCTCCACCGCCGGGGCCATCGCCAGCATCAGCATGGGTATCCGCGCGCCGATCCTCGACGGCAACGTCAAGCGCGTACTGGCCCGCTTCACCGCCCAGGCCGGCTACCCAGGCGAGCCGAAGGTAGCCAACCAACTGTGGGCCAGCGCCGAGCGCTTCACGCCGATGACCCGGGCCAACCACTACACCCAGGCGATGATGGACATGGGCGCGACACTATGCACGCGCAGCAAGCCCAGCTGTCTGATCTGCCCGTTGCAGCGCGGTTGCGAAGCCCACCTGCACGGCGAAGAGACCCGCTATCCCGAGCCCAAGCCGCGCAAGGCCCTGCCCCAGCGCAAGACCCTGATGCCGCTGCTGACCAACCACGAAGGCGCGATCCTGCTCTACCGCCGGCCTTCCACCGGGCTGTGGGGCGGCCTGTGGAGCCTGCCGGAGCTGGACAGCCTCGAGCAGCTCGAAGACCTCGCCTACCAGCACGGTCTGCGCCTGGCCGGCAGCCAGGCCCTGGCAGGCCTGACCCACACCTTCAGCCATTTCCAGCTGGCCATCGAGCCCTGGCTGGTGCGTGTCGACCCCGTCGGCGCGCACGTGGCCGAGCCCGACTGGCTCTGGTATAACCTCGCCACCCCGCCGCGCCTGGGCCTCGCCGCCCCGGTCAAGAAGCTGCTGCAACGCGCGGCCGACGAACTGATTGCAGGAGAGAAGCGATGA
- the gabP gene encoding GABA permease, giving the protein MSGNNSNDLAQGLKQRHVTMLSIAGVIGAGLFVGSGHAIAAAGPAVLLAYAAAGTLVVLVMRMLGEMAVASPDTGSFSTYADRAIGRWAGFTIGWLYWWFWVLVIPLEANAAAAILHAWFPSVDLWAFSLIITLALTITNLFSVKNYGEFEFWFALLKVLAIIGFIVVGCAAMFGMVPSSQISGVSHLFDTQGFMPNGLGAVLAAMLTTMFSFMGTEIVTIAAAESKDPGKQISRATNSVIWRICLFYLVSIFLVVAMVPWNDPALAEKGSYQTVLSLIGVPNAKLIVDIVVLIAVTSCLNSALYTSSRMLFSLSKRGDAPAVAQRTTKAGTPHWAVLLSTAAAFLCVFANFLAPAAVFEFLLASSGAIALLVYLVIAVSQLRMRAQREASGEKISFKMWLFPGLTWATIAFIVAILVVMALREDHRAEIIATAILSIGVVAAGLLVHRKRGAAARVALDS; this is encoded by the coding sequence ATGAGCGGTAACAATTCCAATGACCTCGCTCAGGGGCTCAAGCAACGGCATGTGACCATGCTGTCCATCGCCGGCGTGATCGGTGCCGGGCTGTTCGTCGGCTCCGGCCATGCCATCGCCGCCGCCGGCCCCGCCGTGCTGCTGGCCTACGCCGCGGCCGGTACCCTGGTCGTGCTGGTGATGCGCATGCTCGGCGAAATGGCCGTCGCCTCGCCTGACACTGGTTCCTTCTCCACCTACGCCGACCGCGCCATCGGGCGCTGGGCCGGTTTCACCATCGGCTGGCTGTACTGGTGGTTCTGGGTGCTGGTGATTCCGCTGGAGGCCAACGCTGCCGCCGCCATCCTGCATGCCTGGTTCCCGTCGGTGGACCTGTGGGCGTTCTCGTTGATCATTACCCTGGCGCTGACCATCACCAACCTGTTCAGCGTGAAGAACTATGGTGAGTTCGAGTTCTGGTTCGCCCTGCTCAAGGTGCTGGCGATCATCGGCTTCATCGTCGTCGGTTGCGCGGCCATGTTCGGCATGGTGCCGAGCAGCCAGATCAGCGGCGTCAGCCACCTGTTCGACACCCAGGGCTTCATGCCCAATGGCCTGGGCGCCGTGCTGGCCGCCATGCTGACCACCATGTTCTCGTTCATGGGGACCGAGATCGTCACCATCGCCGCCGCCGAGTCGAAGGATCCGGGCAAGCAGATCAGCCGCGCCACCAACTCGGTGATCTGGCGTATCTGCCTGTTCTATCTGGTATCGATCTTCCTGGTCGTGGCCATGGTGCCTTGGAACGATCCGGCCCTGGCCGAGAAAGGTTCCTACCAGACCGTCCTCAGCCTGATCGGCGTACCTAACGCCAAGCTGATCGTCGACATCGTCGTGCTGATCGCCGTGACCAGCTGCCTGAACTCGGCGCTGTACACCTCTTCGCGCATGCTCTTCTCCCTGAGCAAGCGTGGCGACGCTCCGGCGGTTGCCCAGCGCACCACCAAGGCCGGCACCCCGCACTGGGCCGTGCTGCTGTCCACTGCCGCAGCCTTCTTGTGCGTGTTCGCCAACTTCCTGGCCCCGGCCGCGGTGTTCGAGTTCCTGCTGGCCAGCTCCGGCGCCATCGCCCTGCTGGTTTACCTGGTGATTGCCGTGTCGCAACTGCGCATGCGTGCCCAGCGTGAAGCCAGCGGTGAGAAGATCTCGTTCAAGATGTGGCTGTTCCCGGGCCTGACCTGGGCGACCATCGCCTTCATCGTCGCCATTCTGGTGGTGATGGCGCTGCGCGAGGATCACCGTGCCGAGATCATCGCCACTGCGATCCTGAGCATTGGTGTGGTGGCAGCTGGTCTGCTGGTGCATCGCAAGCGTGGCGCTGCTGCGCGTGTGGCGCTGGATAGCTGA
- a CDS encoding AsmA family protein, which translates to MKAFGKILGLGLLGLLLIIVALGFALTHLFDPNDYKEEIRQLARDKAHVELTLNGDIGWSLFPWLGLELHEASIATLKNPKVPFADLQMLGLSVRVLPLLRREVQMSDVRVEGLNLTLTRDANGHGNWEDIGKPLPDPAIANAPASTPDASSATEPAKPESGERSVKLDIDSLTVNNARVLYTDEKAGLTYGAESIQLSTGPVHEGVNIPLKASAFLSASQPNIKARTELTGELRFDRKLKRYNLEDMRLSGETSGEPLAGKTMTFAAQGQVQVDLAANVASWSGLKVSANQLRALGELNVRDLDKAPQVSGGLSIAQFDLRTFLDGIGHPLPATADAAAFKKLELVTRLQGTPNSLALEDLAVKLDDSTFTGRVAVDDFAKQALRVRLKGDKFDADRYLPAKSEEAKGATAARQAEVKQQEASAVAGAGSTPLPDAPTQVAWSSDKLLPVDRLRALDLQADLSFGALTLDKLPISDAQLTASGQGGLVTLQTLRGALYNGTFEAKGTVDVRPAVPQIGVNTKINRVPVEHFIKRESPEQAPPVKGLLTLNSDLTATGNSQKALVDTLNGNASFTINDGVLVNANLEQQLCQAIATLNRKQLSGEPRGKDTPFHELRGSLVMRNGVASNPDLKVRIPGLTVNGHGDLDLRVLGMDYNVGVVVEGDQRAMPDPACQVNERYVGVEVPLRCRGPLELGAKACRLDQDGLGKVAAKLAGNRLKDKIDEKLEEKLGDKVSPELKDALKGLFKR; encoded by the coding sequence ATGAAAGCGTTCGGCAAAATCCTGGGGCTGGGGCTTCTCGGGTTGTTGCTGATCATCGTGGCGCTGGGCTTCGCCCTGACCCACCTCTTCGATCCCAACGACTACAAAGAAGAAATCCGCCAGCTGGCCCGCGACAAGGCCCACGTGGAACTGACCCTCAACGGCGACATCGGCTGGAGCCTGTTCCCCTGGCTGGGCCTGGAGCTGCACGAGGCCAGCATCGCTACGCTGAAAAATCCCAAGGTGCCCTTCGCCGACCTGCAGATGCTCGGCCTGTCGGTGCGCGTGCTGCCGCTGCTGCGCCGTGAAGTGCAGATGAGCGACGTGCGGGTCGAAGGCCTGAACCTGACGCTGACCCGCGATGCCAACGGCCATGGCAACTGGGAAGACATCGGCAAGCCATTGCCGGACCCGGCGATCGCCAACGCACCGGCGAGCACGCCCGATGCAAGCTCAGCGACGGAACCTGCCAAGCCGGAAAGTGGCGAGCGTTCGGTCAAACTCGACATCGACAGCCTGACCGTCAACAACGCCCGCGTGCTTTACACCGATGAGAAAGCTGGCCTGACCTACGGCGCCGAAAGCATTCAGTTGAGCACCGGCCCGGTGCATGAAGGCGTGAACATCCCGCTCAAGGCCAGCGCCTTCCTCAGCGCCAGCCAGCCGAACATCAAGGCGCGCACCGAGCTGACCGGCGAGCTGCGCTTCGACCGCAAGCTCAAGCGCTACAACCTCGAGGACATGCGCCTGTCCGGCGAAACCTCGGGCGAGCCACTGGCCGGCAAGACCATGACCTTCGCCGCTCAAGGCCAGGTGCAGGTCGACCTGGCGGCCAATGTCGCCTCCTGGAGCGGCCTGAAGGTCTCGGCCAACCAGTTGCGCGCCCTGGGCGAGCTGAATGTACGCGACCTCGACAAGGCGCCGCAGGTCAGCGGCGGCCTGTCCATCGCCCAGTTCGACCTGCGCACCTTCCTCGACGGTATCGGCCACCCGCTGCCCGCCACCGCGGACGCGGCAGCGTTCAAGAAGCTGGAACTGGTCACCCGCCTGCAAGGCACGCCGAACAGTCTCGCCCTCGAAGACCTGGCGGTGAAACTGGACGACAGCACCTTCACCGGCCGTGTCGCCGTGGACGACTTCGCCAAGCAGGCCTTGCGCGTGCGCCTCAAGGGCGACAAGTTCGACGCCGACCGCTACCTGCCGGCCAAGAGCGAGGAAGCCAAGGGTGCCACCGCAGCGCGCCAGGCCGAGGTCAAGCAGCAGGAAGCCAGCGCCGTCGCCGGCGCCGGCTCCACGCCGCTACCCGACGCACCGACGCAAGTTGCCTGGAGCAGCGACAAGTTGCTGCCGGTCGATCGTCTGCGCGCCCTCGATCTGCAGGCCGACCTGTCGTTCGGCGCCCTGACGCTGGACAAGCTGCCGATCAGCGATGCGCAGCTGACCGCCAGCGGCCAAGGCGGCCTGGTCACCCTGCAGACCCTGCGCGGCGCCCTGTACAACGGCACCTTCGAGGCCAAGGGCACCGTGGATGTACGCCCTGCCGTGCCGCAGATCGGCGTGAATACCAAGATCAACCGCGTGCCAGTGGAACACTTCATCAAGCGTGAATCCCCGGAGCAGGCGCCGCCGGTCAAGGGCCTGCTTACCCTGAACAGCGACCTCACCGCCACCGGCAACAGCCAGAAGGCGTTGGTCGATACGCTCAATGGCAATGCCAGCTTCACCATCAACGACGGCGTGCTGGTCAACGCCAACCTGGAACAGCAACTGTGCCAGGCCATCGCCACCCTCAACCGCAAGCAACTCAGCGGCGAACCCCGTGGCAAGGACACGCCGTTCCACGAGCTGCGCGGCAGCCTGGTAATGCGTAACGGCGTGGCCAGCAACCCGGACCTCAAGGTGCGTATCCCAGGCCTGACCGTCAACGGCCACGGCGACCTCGACCTGCGCGTGCTGGGCATGGACTACAACGTCGGCGTGGTCGTCGAAGGCGACCAGCGCGCCATGCCCGACCCGGCCTGCCAGGTCAACGAGCGCTATGTCGGCGTCGAAGTGCCGCTGCGCTGCCGCGGCCCGCTGGAGCTGGGCGCCAAGGCCTGCCGCCTGGATCAGGACGGCCTGGGCAAGGTTGCCGCCAAGCTGGCCGGCAACCGCTTGAAAGACAAGATCGATGAAAAACTCGAAGAGAAACTCGGAGACAAGGTGAGCCCTGAACTCAAAGATGCATTGAAGGGGCTGTTCAAGCGATGA
- a CDS encoding oxidative damage protection protein yields the protein MTRTVKCRKYNEELPGLDRPPYPGAKGQDIFEHISQKAWKEWQDHQTMLINEKRLNMMNAEDRKFIQAEMDKFFAGEDYAQAEGYVPPSN from the coding sequence ATGACCCGCACCGTGAAGTGCCGCAAGTACAACGAAGAACTCCCAGGCCTCGACCGCCCACCCTATCCGGGCGCCAAGGGCCAGGACATCTTCGAGCACATCTCGCAGAAGGCCTGGAAGGAGTGGCAGGACCACCAGACCATGCTGATCAACGAGAAGCGCCTGAACATGATGAATGCCGAGGACCGCAAGTTCATCCAGGCCGAGATGGACAAGTTCTTCGCCGGCGAGGACTACGCCCAGGCCGAAGGCTACGTGCCACCCTCGAATTGA
- a CDS encoding ABC transporter ATP-binding protein, whose amino-acid sequence MAQATPALEIRNLHKRYGEQEILKGISLTARDGDVISILGSSGSGKSTLLRCINLLENPHQGEILVAGEALKLKAQKNGDLIAADNRQINRLRSEIGFVFQNFNLWPHMSILDNIIEAPRRVLGQSKAEAIEHAEALLNKVGIFDKRHSYPAQLSGGQQQRAAIARTLAMKPKVILFDEPTSALDPEMVQEVLNVIRALAEEGRTMLLVTHEMNFARQVSSEVVFLHQGLVEEQGSPQQVFENPTSARCKQFMSSHR is encoded by the coding sequence ATGGCCCAGGCCACGCCCGCGCTGGAAATCCGCAACCTGCACAAACGCTATGGCGAGCAGGAAATTCTCAAGGGCATTTCGCTGACCGCGCGCGACGGTGACGTGATCTCCATCCTCGGCTCGTCCGGCTCTGGCAAGTCCACCCTGCTGCGCTGCATCAACCTGCTGGAGAACCCGCACCAGGGCGAGATCCTGGTCGCCGGTGAAGCCCTCAAGCTCAAGGCGCAGAAAAACGGCGACCTGATCGCCGCCGACAATCGCCAGATCAACCGCCTGCGCAGCGAGATCGGCTTTGTCTTCCAGAATTTCAACCTGTGGCCGCACATGTCGATCCTCGACAACATCATCGAGGCGCCGCGCCGCGTGCTTGGCCAGAGCAAGGCCGAGGCCATCGAGCATGCCGAGGCGCTGCTGAACAAGGTCGGCATCTTCGACAAGCGCCACAGCTACCCTGCCCAGCTTTCCGGCGGCCAGCAACAACGTGCCGCCATCGCCCGTACCCTGGCCATGAAACCCAAGGTCATCCTGTTCGACGAGCCAACCTCGGCGCTCGATCCGGAAATGGTTCAGGAAGTGCTTAACGTCATCCGCGCCCTGGCCGAAGAAGGCCGTACCATGCTGCTGGTGACGCACGAGATGAACTTTGCCCGCCAGGTGTCCAGTGAAGTGGTCTTCCTGCACCAGGGCCTGGTCGAAGAGCAAGGATCGCCGCAGCAGGTCTTCGAGAACCCGACCTCGGCGCGTTGCAAGCAATTCATGTCCAGCCACCGCTAA
- the ppk2 gene encoding polyphosphate kinase 2 yields MSEESTPILLPPTSETGDSAKPAPRTRRPRQRKPAASAAAPETITQVSQQPAALEVANARKGSSEDSTSARLPASYPYRTRMRRQDYEKAKHDLQIELLKVQNWVKETGQRIVVLFEGRDAAGKGGTIKRFMEHLNPRGARIVALEKPSEQEKGQWYFQRYVQHLPTAGEMVFFDRSWYNRAGVEKVMDFCSPLQYLEFMRQAPDLERMLCNSGLLLFKFWFSVNREEQLRRFISRRDDPLKHWKLSPIDIKSLDKWEDYTAAKEAMFFHTDTADAPWTVIKSDDKKRARINCIRHFLHSLDYPDKDHSVAHAPDPLLVGRASRGFEEDEPVALVS; encoded by the coding sequence ATGAGCGAAGAATCCACCCCCATCCTCCTGCCTCCAACTTCCGAGACTGGCGATAGCGCCAAGCCTGCCCCCCGCACCCGACGCCCACGCCAGCGCAAGCCTGCCGCCAGCGCCGCCGCGCCAGAGACCATCACCCAAGTCAGCCAGCAACCCGCCGCCCTGGAAGTGGCCAACGCCCGCAAAGGCAGCAGCGAGGACAGCACCTCGGCGCGCCTGCCGGCCAGCTACCCCTACCGCACGCGCATGCGCCGCCAGGACTACGAGAAGGCCAAGCACGACCTGCAAATCGAGCTGCTCAAGGTACAGAACTGGGTGAAGGAAACCGGCCAGCGCATCGTCGTACTGTTCGAGGGCCGTGATGCTGCCGGCAAGGGTGGCACCATCAAGCGCTTCATGGAGCACCTGAACCCGCGTGGCGCCCGAATCGTGGCGCTGGAGAAACCTTCGGAGCAGGAAAAGGGCCAGTGGTACTTCCAGCGTTATGTGCAGCACCTGCCCACCGCCGGTGAAATGGTGTTCTTCGACCGCTCCTGGTACAACCGCGCCGGGGTCGAGAAGGTGATGGACTTCTGCTCGCCGCTGCAATACCTGGAGTTCATGCGCCAGGCACCAGACCTCGAACGCATGCTGTGCAACAGCGGCCTCCTGTTGTTCAAGTTCTGGTTCTCGGTGAACCGCGAAGAACAGTTGCGCCGCTTCATCTCCCGCCGCGACGACCCGCTCAAGCACTGGAAACTCTCGCCCATCGACATCAAGTCGCTGGACAAGTGGGAGGACTACACCGCTGCCAAGGAAGCGATGTTCTTCCATACCGACACGGCCGATGCGCCATGGACGGTGATCAAGTCGGACGACAAGAAACGCGCGCGGATCAATTGCATTCGTCACTTCCTGCACTCGCTGGATTATCCAGACAAGGACCACAGCGTGGCGCATGCGCCGGATCCGCTGCTGGTCGGGCGGGCGTCGCGGGGGTTCGAAGAGGATGAGCCGGTGGCGCTGGTGAGCTGA
- a CDS encoding ABC transporter substrate-binding protein has product MQTYKKFLLAAAATLVMSANAMAAEKLRMGIEAAYPPFNNKDASGQVVGFDKDIGDALCAKMKVECEVVTSDWDGIIPALNAKKFDFIVSSLSITDERKQAVDFTDPYYSNKQQFIAPKNVDFKTDDKSLEGKTIGTQRATQAATWLDDHGGMDGKFKVNLYDGQENAYLDLTSGRVDAILADKYANYDWLKSEAGKNYEFKGEPVNESDKVGIAVRKGDNELRNKLNAALKEIVADGTYKKINDKYFPFSIY; this is encoded by the coding sequence ATGCAGACCTACAAGAAGTTCCTCCTGGCAGCTGCTGCCACGCTGGTGATGTCGGCCAACGCCATGGCCGCGGAAAAACTGCGCATGGGTATCGAAGCTGCCTACCCACCGTTCAACAACAAGGATGCCAGCGGCCAGGTCGTCGGCTTCGACAAGGACATCGGTGACGCCCTGTGCGCCAAGATGAAGGTCGAATGCGAAGTGGTCACCTCCGACTGGGACGGCATCATTCCCGCCCTGAACGCCAAGAAGTTCGACTTCATCGTCTCCTCGCTGTCGATCACCGACGAGCGCAAGCAGGCCGTGGACTTCACCGACCCGTACTATTCGAACAAGCAGCAGTTCATCGCGCCGAAGAACGTCGACTTCAAGACTGACGACAAATCGCTCGAAGGCAAGACCATTGGCACCCAGCGCGCCACCCAGGCTGCTACCTGGCTGGACGATCACGGCGGTATGGACGGCAAATTCAAGGTCAATCTGTATGACGGCCAGGAAAACGCCTACCTGGACCTGACCTCCGGCCGCGTCGACGCCATCCTTGCCGACAAGTACGCCAACTACGACTGGTTGAAGTCCGAAGCCGGCAAGAACTACGAGTTCAAGGGCGAACCGGTCAACGAAAGCGACAAGGTCGGCATCGCAGTACGCAAAGGCGACAACGAGCTGCGTAACAAGCTCAATGCCGCACTGAAGGAAATCGTCGCCGACGGTACCTACAAGAAGATCAACGACAAGTACTTCCCGTTCAGCATCTATTGA
- a CDS encoding ABC transporter permease, whose product MNIDLHGFGPAMMAGTLMTVKLALCALLLGLVLGLLGALAKTSPIKPLQWLGGTYSTLVRGVPELLWVLLIYFGTVGLMNSLGELLNMPGLELSAFTAGVIALGLCFGAYATEVFRGAILAIPKGHREAGLALGLSKGRILSRIILPQMWRIALPGLGNLFMILMKDTALVSVIGLEEIMRHAQIGVTVTKEPFTFYAVAACIYLGLTVIAMTGMHFLEKRAARGFMRAE is encoded by the coding sequence ATGAATATCGACCTGCACGGATTCGGCCCGGCCATGATGGCCGGTACCCTGATGACCGTAAAACTGGCGCTCTGCGCCTTGCTGCTGGGGCTGGTCCTGGGCCTGCTTGGCGCCCTGGCCAAGACCTCACCGATCAAGCCGCTGCAATGGCTTGGTGGTACTTATTCGACGTTGGTGCGCGGCGTACCCGAACTGCTCTGGGTGCTGCTCATCTACTTTGGCACCGTCGGGCTGATGAACAGCCTTGGCGAACTGCTGAACATGCCTGGCCTGGAGCTCAGTGCCTTCACCGCCGGCGTGATCGCCCTTGGCCTGTGCTTCGGCGCCTACGCCACGGAAGTATTCCGCGGCGCGATCCTGGCCATCCCCAAGGGGCATCGTGAAGCGGGCCTGGCCCTGGGCCTGTCCAAGGGTCGCATCCTGTCGCGGATCATCCTGCCGCAGATGTGGCGCATCGCCCTGCCGGGCCTGGGCAACCTGTTCATGATCCTGATGAAGGACACTGCGCTGGTGTCGGTGATCGGCCTGGAAGAGATCATGCGCCACGCGCAGATCGGCGTGACCGTCACCAAGGAACCGTTCACCTTCTACGCCGTGGCCGCCTGCATCTACCTGGGCCTGACCGTGATTGCCATGACCGGCATGCACTTCCTGGAAAAGCGCGCCGCTCGCGGCTTCATGAGGGCCGAATAA